Sequence from the Streptomyces sp. R33 genome:
TGGTTCCGCAGTCAGTTGGTGATCATGCGGTTCGTGAATGTCGAGCAGAAGTGACGGCGTTCTCGCGGCGCGGCGAGAAATGGGAAGGCGGAAGCCAACTGGCCGTTGACAGGATGTCTGCGCTGAACCCCCGAGGGGAAAGGACCCCGCGACCGTGGCTCGTGCCATCACTTTGATCCGCTCCACCGCCCTGTCCGACGTCGCCGAGTACGCCTACGCGGCCACGGCGCCCGCCGAGTCACGCCTGATCTTCCTTGCAGGGGCGTGTCCGCTGAACGATGACGGCTCCACAGCAGCGATCGGGGACTACGCGGGCCAAGCGGCGAAAGCCATCGAGAACATGCAGGCCGCGCTTACTGCCTCAGGCGCGTCACTCCAGGACGTCATTAGCACACGGGTTCTCGTCGCATCGGCCCGGCGGGAGGACCTCGTGGCCGCCTGGCAGGTTGTCCGGGACTCGTTCGCTGACCATGACGTCCCCAGCACCTTGATGGGCGTCACCGTGCTCGGCTACAAGGACCAACTCGTCGAGATCGAGGCCGTCGCCGCCGTGCTCGATTGAGACATCTTCCAAGGACACCGCAAACGCGGGATGGCCAGGCGTCCGCCGAACAGATCCGACTTCGCGAAACAGACTGGCCAACTGTGCACGGGGCCGGCTTGAGGGAACCTGTCTGGGCCGCTGCGTATCAGCGTCGAGGTCGGCTCTGCGCTCGGTGGGTGGCGCTTACCAGCCTTGGCAGCCCGCTTGAAGAGGGTGCATTGAGTAAGGCGTCCAGCGCGGGTGCCGCTTTCCGTTTGCGGCACCCGTCGGCTACCCCGGAGAGGCTTCTTCTTCGGCTGCCTTCTGTGTCCAGTGGGAGAGAGCGCGGCGCGTGGTGAGGGTGTCGGGGTGATCGGGTCCTAGGACGCGGGTGCGGTCGGCGATCAGGGTGGTGTAAAGGGCGCGTGCGGCACCTGCTTCTCCGGCCGCACCAGTCCAGTGGGCGTGGTTGTGGCGGCTGGTGAGGGTGTCGGGGTGATCGTGACCCTGCAGGCGCCTCCGGTCGGCCGTGAGGGTGCCGGAGAGGTGGCGTGCGCGAGCGGGGTTCCCTGCCCAGCCTGTCCAATTGGCCCGTTGATGGCGGGTGGTGAGGGTGTGGGGATGGTCCGGGCCCAGCAGGCGTATGTGGTCGAACACCAAGAGGGTGTATAGGTCGCGTGCGGTGGCGGCGTCTCCGGCCTGGCCGGTCCAGTACGCGTGACTGCGTCGGTTGGCCAGGGTGTGGAGGTCGTCGGGTCCCTGGAGGCTGGTGCGATCGTTGACCAGGGTGTCGTAGAGGTCGCGAGCGAGGGAGGCGTCGCCGGCTTTGCCGGTCCAGCGGGCGTGGGCCGTTCGGGCGGCGAGAGTGTGGAGGCTACTGATTCCCTGGAGGCGGGTACGGTCGGCGACCAGGGTGTCGTAGAGGTCGCGTGCGGTGGCGGCGTCCCCGGCTTCGCCGGTCCAGCGGGCGTGGTCATCGCGTGTGGCGAGGGTGTCGAGGTCGTCGGCTCCCACCAGGCTGGTGAGGTCGGCGACCAGGCCGTAGTAAAGGCGGCGTGCGGTGGCGGCGGCCCCCGCCTGTCCGGTCCAGCGGGCATGGGCAGCGCGCGCGGCGAGCGTATCGGGGTGGTTGACTCCTTGCACGCGGGCTCGATCGTCGACCAGGGTCTTGTAGAGGTCGCGTGCGGTGGCGGCGTCCCCGGCTTTACCGGTCCAGCGGGCGTGGTCATCGCGTGCGGTGAGGGTTTCGAAATGCTTGGGTCCCAGTACATGGACGTGGTCGGCGACCAGGGCGGTGAAGAGGTCGCGTGCGGCGATGGCGTCTCCGGCCTGGCCGGTCCAGCGGGCGTGGTACACGCGGGTGCGGAGGGTCTTGGGGTGAGCTGGACCGTTCTCCCGTACTGAGACCTCAGTGCGTTCGGC
This genomic interval carries:
- a CDS encoding RidA family protein — translated: MARAITLIRSTALSDVAEYAYAATAPAESRLIFLAGACPLNDDGSTAAIGDYAGQAAKAIENMQAALTASGASLQDVISTRVLVASARREDLVAAWQVVRDSFADHDVPSTLMGVTVLGYKDQLVEIEAVAAVLD
- a CDS encoding helix-turn-helix domain-containing protein — protein: MPGRGSAGGRPWGPIRPENTQAGKLAEFLRARVDESGKTLAVLAGEVNFSKSQVSAYLAGKIPPQLFVTALINATVPRQLRERRQEEAAGMLRDAVHPPRNAVTVAAVRPPEPPERVVDIATVQARQIETYDRLTRSLEQQGELRQAADNSAKLIMVLLGMINQLQDRVTGLTEERDRLSQSDAGAALGSAQRRLARAVAQKERATQELKRAQEKQRQAENLAAQLQIRIEELTDELDRLRGNDRSPHDRLPDAGQVRQSAPESEDLEGDDIDRVLARVEAVNDSDADIVDRITTELGKAPGSVPDNPSTSPDVQDKGQLAQPDADARGTNDERAASSARYYAERTEVSVRENGPAHPKTLRTRVYHARWTGQAGDAIAARDLFTALVADHVHVLGPKHFETLTARDDHARWTGKAGDAATARDLYKTLVDDRARVQGVNHPDTLAARAAHARWTGQAGAAATARRLYYGLVADLTSLVGADDLDTLATRDDHARWTGEAGDAATARDLYDTLVADRTRLQGISSLHTLAARTAHARWTGKAGDASLARDLYDTLVNDRTSLQGPDDLHTLANRRSHAYWTGQAGDAATARDLYTLLVFDHIRLLGPDHPHTLTTRHQRANWTGWAGNPARARHLSGTLTADRRRLQGHDHPDTLTSRHNHAHWTGAAGEAGAARALYTTLIADRTRVLGPDHPDTLTTRRALSHWTQKAAEEEASPG